The sequence CACATATACTGCAGGCGATTCGAATCAAGAAATTGCGTTCGCGATGTCGATGCCTGGAGTTATTAAACACATTGAAATGGATGGATCTAAAACGTTTATTGCTCAGAAAAACGCATTTTTAGCTTCAGAGCCGGGTGTTGAGTTTTCAAATGAATTTACGAAAAAACTCTCTGCTGGATTTTTTGGTGGTGAAGGCTTTATTCTTCAAAAATTCTCTGGAGTCGGTAATCTCTTTCTCGAAGCGGATGGTTCTTTAATTACCTATGATCTTAAAGAAGGCGAAAGTTTGTTAGTTGATCAGGGGAATCTATTTATGTTTGAATCGGGAGTTTCTTATGCAATTGAAACAGTGAAGGGTTTAAGTAATAAATTTTTTGGTGGCGAAGGCTTCTTCTTGGTTAAACTTACCGGACCAGGTCAAGTTGTACTTCAAACACTGCCAATTTCTAATTTAGCGGGTGAAGTGAATCGTGTGCTTCCAACATCAAACTAGTCAAGTATAATCTTTAATTCTAGGAGTTTCTCTTTGAGGGGAACTCCTTTTGTTATGAAAAAAAACCGTACACAGTGTGTACGGTCATGCTATTCTTATGTATTAAAATTCGTTGTCTTAATTTTGATTAGGGTTCGTATAGGTTTTACCTTTGGTATCGACTGTGACACGCTTCATGACTTGTTCTTTGCCGTCTACAGGTCGATTGTCTTGGTTGGTATCAACACTTACAATACGATCAACTGTATCCATACCTTCCACAACATTTCCAAATGCCGCATAACTACCATCAAGATGTGGTGCATCAGTTGTTACGATGAAAAACTGTGATCCTGCAGTATCATTACCCTTACTACGTGCCATTGAAATAATACCACGTTTATGACTTATCGGATTATCGAAATTATTTTGAGAAAATTCTCCTTTAATCGTATATCCAGGCCCCCCCGTTCCCGTACCTTTTGGATCGCCACCTTGTATCATAAACCCAGGAATTACACGGTGAAATAACAAGCCATCATAAAAAGAATCTTCTACGAGTTTTATAAAGTTATTTACGGTGTTTGGAGCGATGTCTGGGTAAAGTTCAAGCTTGATAATCCCACCATCCTCCATCTCAATGGTGACGATCGGATTTGTGTCTTTTGAAAAGTCTTGAACTTCTGAAGATGGATCGGGTTTCGGTTGTTCTTTGGTTTGAGAACACCCAGTAAGTGAAATTAAAACGAAAAAGCTGATTGCAATCAATGTTTTTATTTTTTTCATAATGCCTCCATATTTTCCTATATTATACCATATTTGAAATTTTGCCAGTGAGAAGAGAATTTTTTAAGAATAATGACGAACATCGATAACGATGTAACGCAAAGGGTTAAAAGCACTTAGATGGGGGTATTCTCAAATTAAGTAAAGATTACCATTATTTTACTTGTGAAATGTTACCGTTTACACTTGACAAGTATGCTTGCAAACGCAATAATGGACACGTAAGCGCTAACAATATGAAATACATGAGAAATATCTTTGGTAAAGATATCGATTAAAGATGTTTAAATGTTTACTGGTTTTTACTAAATAGGAGGAAGAGTATGAATTCGTCATTTAGAAAAGCAGTTAAAATTATGGGGGTGGTGGTAGCTGTGACGTGCTCAAGTGTATTTATTGAAAAAACCCCGATCCATGCTGCGGTTGTGGAACCTGTTGTGACTAAAACAGATTCACGCAATGTTGATTTTAACGATGATTGGAAATTTAAATTAAATGTTTCAGGCACATCTAGTCCAAGTGAAATTGACTATGATGAGACAGACTGGCAAGCGTTATCCTTACCTCATGATTGGTCAATCTTTTTTGATTTTGACCATAACTCACCGGCACAAAATGAGGGTGGTTTGTTGAATGGTGGTACAGGTTGGTACCGCAAAACTTTTGTCTTCGATAAAAAGATGGACAAAAATGTACGCTTAAATTTTGGTGGTGTCTATATGGACTCTACTGTTTTTGTAAACGGTAAAGAAGTTGGAAATTATCCTAATGGTTATACCCCTTTTTCATATGATATAACATCCTATCTTAATCAAGAAGGTCCGAATACAATTGCTGTGAAAGTTGTAAATAAACAGCCAAGTAGCCGTTGGTATTCAGGTAGCGGTATCTATCGTGATGTTTCGTTGACCTATACAGATGATGTTTCGATTAAGGAATACGGGACAACAGTCTTAACACCTAACTTAGATAAAGAAGTTGGAAAAGACGTCACTACTGAGGTTAAGACAACTGTTTTAAATAAATCGAAAAAAGCAGAAAAAGTTAAAGTTAAGACAGAAGTTGTAACCGTTGATGGGACATCAATGGGGAAGGCAGAAACTAAAGAAGTCGAAATCCAAGCAGGAAAAGAACAAACCTTGGATTCCACAATTATGGTTTCAAATCCAAGCCTTTGGGATATTGATTCACCGGTAACATATCGCGTTAAAACGCAGGTATTAAAAAGCAATCGTGTTGTAGATGAAACGGTAGAACGTTTTGGATATCGTTATATGAACTGGACACCAAGTGGTGGATTTTCATTGAATGGTAATGATGTTAAGTTCTATGGCGTATCAATGCATCACGATCAAGGTGCACTTGGATCTGTCGCAAACTATGATGCGATGCGACGTCAGATGGAAATTCTAAAAGATATGGGT is a genomic window of Erysipelothrix amsterdamensis containing:
- a CDS encoding TIGR00266 family protein, producing MEFKIEGTYPVLRCFLDEGESLITSAGNMSWMTANMSYKVHSGGGFKKAFGRAFSGEGFFQNTYTAGDSNQEIAFAMSMPGVIKHIEMDGSKTFIAQKNAFLASEPGVEFSNEFTKKLSAGFFGGEGFILQKFSGVGNLFLEADGSLITYDLKEGESLLVDQGNLFMFESGVSYAIETVKGLSNKFFGGEGFFLVKLTGPGQVVLQTLPISNLAGEVNRVLPTSN
- a CDS encoding peptidylprolyl isomerase, which gives rise to MKKIKTLIAISFFVLISLTGCSQTKEQPKPDPSSEVQDFSKDTNPIVTIEMEDGGIIKLELYPDIAPNTVNNFIKLVEDSFYDGLLFHRVIPGFMIQGGDPKGTGTGGPGYTIKGEFSQNNFDNPISHKRGIISMARSKGNDTAGSQFFIVTTDAPHLDGSYAAFGNVVEGMDTVDRIVSVDTNQDNRPVDGKEQVMKRVTVDTKGKTYTNPNQN